A genomic region of Longimicrobiaceae bacterium contains the following coding sequences:
- a CDS encoding TraR/DksA C4-type zinc finger protein, whose translation MLTQEQRDRIEKLLLREREGALEALGHFEERTQDLRERSGEMSLYRFHMADIGTEAQEQEKDFLLASQEGRRLYEVDDALRRLYKTPEEFGSCQRCGKPIGFERLEVIPHARFCKEDQEATEAA comes from the coding sequence ATGCTGACCCAGGAACAGAGGGACCGGATCGAGAAGCTGCTTCTCCGCGAGCGCGAGGGCGCGCTGGAGGCGCTGGGACACTTCGAGGAGCGCACCCAGGACCTGCGGGAGCGCTCCGGGGAGATGAGCCTGTACCGCTTCCACATGGCCGACATCGGCACCGAGGCGCAGGAGCAGGAGAAGGACTTCCTCCTCGCCTCCCAGGAGGGGCGCCGGCTCTACGAGGTGGACGATGCGCTGCGGCGGCTCTACAAGACCCCGGAGGAGTTCGGGAGCTGCCAGCGGTGCGGCAAGCCCATCGGCTTCGAGCGGCTGGAGGTGATCCCGCACGCCCGCTTCTGCAAGGAGGACCAGGAGGCGACGGAGGCGGCGTAG
- a CDS encoding sigma-70 family RNA polymerase sigma factor, producing the protein MTDETDAQLVARVLAGDPDRYAVLVGRYQASLFRYAVGMVRDGDLAADLVQDSFVKAYTSLASCQDPARFGAWVFRILVNRCKDHLKSRRRHSLPLEEDTATTPDSDDPGVYTDRADLRQLVERALATLPEAQREAFLLKHLEGRSYEEMSEMLDVSISALKMRVLRAREALQSLLREFAD; encoded by the coding sequence GTGACCGACGAGACCGACGCCCAGCTCGTAGCCCGCGTGCTCGCCGGGGATCCGGACCGGTACGCCGTCCTCGTGGGCCGGTACCAGGCGTCGCTCTTCCGCTACGCCGTCGGGATGGTCCGCGACGGCGACCTCGCCGCCGACCTGGTCCAGGACTCCTTCGTCAAGGCGTACACCAGCCTGGCGAGCTGCCAGGACCCCGCCCGCTTCGGCGCGTGGGTGTTCCGCATCCTGGTGAACCGCTGCAAGGACCACCTCAAGAGCCGGCGCCGCCACTCCCTCCCGCTGGAAGAAGACACCGCCACGACCCCCGACTCCGACGACCCGGGGGTGTACACCGACCGAGCCGACCTGCGGCAGCTCGTGGAGCGGGCCCTGGCGACGCTCCCGGAGGCGCAGCGCGAGGCCTTCCTCCTCAAGCACCTGGAGGGCCGCTCGTACGAGGAGATGTCGGAGATGCTGGACGTCTCCATCAGCGCCCTCAAGATGCGGGTCCTGCGGGCGCGGGAGGCTCTGCAGTCGCTTCTGCGGGAGTTCGCCGACTAG